One genomic segment of Tripterygium wilfordii isolate XIE 37 chromosome 9, ASM1340144v1, whole genome shotgun sequence includes these proteins:
- the LOC120005960 gene encoding heavy metal-associated isoprenylated plant protein 32-like: MKYHKLQRSAIKILGLTCSSSACERNWSTFNQVHTKKRNRLTTKNMNDLVYILYNKKLKDRHLKLQEVTEDPLVLDDIALDDEWVANPPNPNDIGDEIETSILDQEEHNVIGASQGLKGGSGGGASGGGNGGASGGSGGDGGGGGASSAGVSRARASGGASKRKMRKDKEIRPMKKSKEEEEFQDASSDDLDELDGLPIRFEDDSLDDEASDEDDIMDDDDY; the protein is encoded by the exons ATGAAGTACCACAAATTGCAAAGGTCTGCAATTAAAATTTTGGGACTCACTTGTTCGTCATCCGCATGTGAACGAAATTGGAGCACGTTCAATCAAGTGCACACAAAAAAGAGGAATCGGTTAACCACGAAGAATATGAATGACTTGGTATATATTTTGTATAACAAGAAGTTGAAAGATCGACATTTAAAGCTTCAAGAGGTTACAGAAGATCCTTTGGTTCTTGATGACATAGCTTTGGATGATGAGTGGGTTGCTAATCCTCCTAATCCAAATGATATTGgagatgaaattgaaacttcGATATTGGATCAAGAAGAGCATAATGTTATTGGTGCTTCTCAAGGATTGAAAGGAGGAAGTGGTGGTGGAGCAAGTGGTGGTGGAAATGGAGGAGCGAGTGGTGGAAGTGGTGGagatggtggaggtggtggagcAAGCAGTGCTGGAGTTAGTAGAGCAAGAGCAAGTGGTGGAGCAAGCAAAAGGAAAATGA GGAAGGATAAAGAAATAAGACCAATGAAAAAGAGTAAAG aagaggaggaatTCCAAGATGCTAGTAGTGATGATTTGGATGAGTTGGATGGTCTACCTATTCGATTTGAGGATGACTCTTTAGATGATGAAGCAAGTGATGAAGATGATATCATGGATGACGATGACTATTAA
- the LOC120005961 gene encoding uncharacterized protein LOC120005961 yields the protein MTSSVAVASRNLSLVGVSRKSPQPRLRQSQLCETVNMVKASGSSRKDSAWKYTEEVEVGKGKKKGYVYVKCNFCNKVLTGGIKRAKDHLACTHKNVAPCPKVPEDVKQEMKQYLEKGTALRHMAQGRFEERVSAGSYFEDMNSNPTSVSGPSGGACVSSRGVRGPMERYIAKIDDDEDVDRAKTTMTSTNAKQARSRVCLDIGRFFFENAIPFNVARSPSFINMCRSIGSYGQGLKPPTMHELRTWILKDELDTSKKIVDNIKKTWAHTGVSILSDGWTDISGRTLINFLVNNPNGTVFLRCVDTSEHMKDADLLFKLLDGIVEEVGEELVVQVVTDNASNYKATERN from the exons ATGACCTCGTCTGTGGCAGTAGCAAGTCGCAACCTCAGCCTCGTCGGCGTCAGTCGCAAGTCACCTCAGCCTCGTCTGCGACAGTCGCAA CTGTGTGAAACTGTGAATATGGTGAAAGCTAGTGGAAGTAGTAGAAAAGATTCTGCTTGGAAGTATACAGAGGAGGTAGAAGTTGGAAAGGGGAAGAAGAAAGGATATGTATATGTGAAATGCAATTTTTGCAACAAAGTTCTTACCGGAGGCATTAAAAGGGCAAAAGATCATCTTGCATGCACACATAAAAATGTTGCTCCGTGTCCGAAGGTTCCTGAAGATGTTAAGCAGGAGATGAAAcaatatttggaaaaagggaCCGCGTTAAGGCATATGGCACAAGGAAGGTTTGAGGAGAGAGTTTCGGCTGGTTCTTACTTTGAAGACATGAATTCTAATCCTACAAGTGTTAGTGGACCTAGTGGTGGTGCATGTGTGTCATCTCGAGGAGTTCGGGGGCCTATGGAAAG GTACATTGCCAAAATTGATGACGATGAGGATGTTGATAGGGCAAAAACCACCATGACTAGTACAAATGCAAAACAAGCTCGGAGTCGTGTTTGTTTGGACATCGGGAGGTTCTTCTTTGAAAATGCAATTCCTTTCAATGTGGCAAGGAGTCCATCATTCATCAACATGTGTCGATCAATTGGTTCATATGGACAAGGCCTTAAACCTCCTAccatgcatgaattgagaaCATGGATTTTGAAGGATGAGCTGGACACTTCCAAGAAAATAGTTGATAATATTAAGAAGACATGGGCGCACACAGGGGTTTCAATACTATCTGATGGTTGGACTGACATTTCTGGGAGGACTTTGATCAACTTTCTTGTGAATAATCCTAATGGGACGGTGTTCTTGAGATGTGTTGATACTTCTGAACATATGAAGGATGCAGATTTGTTGTTTAAGTTGCTTGATGGCATTGTTGAGGAAGTTGGGGAAGAGTTAGTGGTTCAAGTTGTGACGGACAATGCAAGTAACTACAAAGCAACAGAAAGAAATTGA
- the LOC120005321 gene encoding protein DA1-related 2-like isoform X2: MAPPPGVNHISNPCIYERKSRFMKWLYKLFKGGSSHGSGARHPQLIGEENIARRAPALPLDDRARARKEKEELDHAIALSLSEDWKRSNGYRRRTGYDEDLARGLPDSLNSSSYPPYAPTPYYPMGSRVCAGCHRDIGHGNYLGCLGTFFHPDCFRCHSCGYPITEHEFSFAEKNPYHKSCFKELTHPKCEVCFQFIPTNEAGLIEYRCHPFWSQKYCPSHEHDGTARCCSCERLESWNARFYSLEDGRSLCLECMESAIMDNGDCQPLYHAIRDYYEGMNMKLDQQIPMLLVERQALNEAIVGEKNGYHHMPETRGLCLSEEQTVTSIQKRPKVGGHRLTGLRTQPQKLTRKCEVSAILVLYGLPRLLTGAILAHELMHGWLRLRGYRNLNPEVEEGICQVLSYMWLESEVPPESSNMPSTSAASSSSSSSKKGRKSIVEKKLGGFFMHQIANDASPAYGEGFRTANAAVSKYGLRRTLDHIHMTGNLPL, translated from the exons ATGGCTCCTCCCCCAGGTGTCAACCATATCTCTAACCCTTGTATTTACG AGAGGAAATCTCGCTTTATGAAATGGCTTTATAAGCTATTCAAGGGTGGGTCTAGTCATGGAAGTGGTGCCCGTCATCCACAGCTTATCGGGGAGGAAAACATTGCCCGGCGTGCACCAGCTCTACCTCTG GATGACCGTGCCAGAGCTCGGAAGGAAAAGGAGGAACTAGATCATgccattgcactttctttatctGAAGATTGGAAGAGATCAAATG GATATAGACGGCGAACAGGTTATGATGAAGATCTAGCTAGGGGACTTCCAGATAGTCTGAATTCATCTTCATATCCTCCTTATGCACCCACACCATATTATCCCATGGGATCCAG AGTTTGCGCTGGCTGTCACCGTGACATTGGACATGGAAATTATTTGGGATGCTTGGGAACTTTTTTTCATCCCGACTGTTTCCGCTGTCATTCTTGTGGTTATCCCATTACTGAGCATGAG TTTTCTTTCGCAGAGAAGAATCCATATCACAAGTCTTGTTTCAAGGAATTGACCCATCCGAAATGTGAAGTGTGCTTCCAATTT ATCCCAACAAATGAAGCTGGTTTGATAGAGTATAGGTGCCATCCATTCTGGTCCCAAAAGTATTGTCCATCACATGAGCATGATGGCACAGCTCGCTGCTGTAGTTGTGAGCGTCTGGAG TCTTGGAATGCAAGATTCTATTCTTTGGAAGATGGGAGGAGTTTATGCTTAGAGTGCATGGAATCAGCCATTATGGATAATGGTGATTGCCAACCCCTTTACCATGCCATCAGGGACTATTATGAAGGAATGAATATGAAACTGGATCAGCAAATACCCATGCTTCTGGTTGAAAGACAAGCACTTAATGAAGCTATTGTCGGGGAGAAGAAT GGCTATCATCACATGCCTGAGACACGGGGATTATGTCTTTCGGAAGAGCAAACTGTCACCAGT ATACAAAAGAGGCCAAAAGTTGGGGGCCATCGACTGACTGGATTGAGAACTCAACCTCAAAAGCTCACTCGAAAATGTGAAGTTTCAGCCATTCTTGTTCTATATGGCCTTCCAAG ACTACTCACAGGTGCTATCCTTGCCCACGAGTTGATGCATGGCTGGTTACGTCTTagag GTTACCGCAATCTGAATCCAGAGGTAGAGGAAGGTATCTGCCAAGTGCTTTCCTACATGTGGCTGGAATCAGAAGTACCGCCGGAATCCAGCAACATGCCATCTACATCAGCAGCTTCGTCGTCCTCATCATCTTCAAAAAAGGGGAGAAAGTCCATTGTGGAAAAAAAGCTGGGTGGGTTTTTCATGCACCAAATCGCCAATGACGCTTCCCCAGCATATGGAGAAGGATTCAGGACTGCTAATGCGGCTGTTAGTAAGTATGGTTTACGCCGGACCCTTGACCACATTCACATGACAGGAAACTTGCCCCTGTAA
- the LOC120005321 gene encoding protein DA1-related 2-like isoform X3, producing the protein MAPPPGDFASSYTERKSRFMKWLYKLFKGGSSHGSGARHPQLIGEENIARRAPALPLDDRARARKEKEELDHAIALSLSEDWKRSNGYRRRTGYDEDLARGLPDSLNSSSYPPYAPTPYYPMGSRVCAGCHRDIGHGNYLGCLGTFFHPDCFRCHSCGYPITEHEFSFAEKNPYHKSCFKELTHPKCEVCFQFIPTNEAGLIEYRCHPFWSQKYCPSHEHDGTARCCSCERLESWNARFYSLEDGRSLCLECMESAIMDNGDCQPLYHAIRDYYEGMNMKLDQQIPMLLVERQALNEAIVGEKNGYHHMPETRGLCLSEEQTVTSIQKRPKVGGHRLTGLRTQPQKLTRKCEVSAILVLYGLPRLLTGAILAHELMHGWLRLRGYRNLNPEVEEGICQVLSYMWLESEVPPESSNMPSTSAASSSSSSSKKGRKSIVEKKLGGFFMHQIANDASPAYGEGFRTANAAVSKYGLRRTLDHIHMTGNLPL; encoded by the exons ATGGCTCCTCCCCCAG GGGATTTTGCTTCTTCGTATACAGAGAGGAAATCTCGCTTTATGAAATGGCTTTATAAGCTATTCAAGGGTGGGTCTAGTCATGGAAGTGGTGCCCGTCATCCACAGCTTATCGGGGAGGAAAACATTGCCCGGCGTGCACCAGCTCTACCTCTG GATGACCGTGCCAGAGCTCGGAAGGAAAAGGAGGAACTAGATCATgccattgcactttctttatctGAAGATTGGAAGAGATCAAATG GATATAGACGGCGAACAGGTTATGATGAAGATCTAGCTAGGGGACTTCCAGATAGTCTGAATTCATCTTCATATCCTCCTTATGCACCCACACCATATTATCCCATGGGATCCAG AGTTTGCGCTGGCTGTCACCGTGACATTGGACATGGAAATTATTTGGGATGCTTGGGAACTTTTTTTCATCCCGACTGTTTCCGCTGTCATTCTTGTGGTTATCCCATTACTGAGCATGAG TTTTCTTTCGCAGAGAAGAATCCATATCACAAGTCTTGTTTCAAGGAATTGACCCATCCGAAATGTGAAGTGTGCTTCCAATTT ATCCCAACAAATGAAGCTGGTTTGATAGAGTATAGGTGCCATCCATTCTGGTCCCAAAAGTATTGTCCATCACATGAGCATGATGGCACAGCTCGCTGCTGTAGTTGTGAGCGTCTGGAG TCTTGGAATGCAAGATTCTATTCTTTGGAAGATGGGAGGAGTTTATGCTTAGAGTGCATGGAATCAGCCATTATGGATAATGGTGATTGCCAACCCCTTTACCATGCCATCAGGGACTATTATGAAGGAATGAATATGAAACTGGATCAGCAAATACCCATGCTTCTGGTTGAAAGACAAGCACTTAATGAAGCTATTGTCGGGGAGAAGAAT GGCTATCATCACATGCCTGAGACACGGGGATTATGTCTTTCGGAAGAGCAAACTGTCACCAGT ATACAAAAGAGGCCAAAAGTTGGGGGCCATCGACTGACTGGATTGAGAACTCAACCTCAAAAGCTCACTCGAAAATGTGAAGTTTCAGCCATTCTTGTTCTATATGGCCTTCCAAG ACTACTCACAGGTGCTATCCTTGCCCACGAGTTGATGCATGGCTGGTTACGTCTTagag GTTACCGCAATCTGAATCCAGAGGTAGAGGAAGGTATCTGCCAAGTGCTTTCCTACATGTGGCTGGAATCAGAAGTACCGCCGGAATCCAGCAACATGCCATCTACATCAGCAGCTTCGTCGTCCTCATCATCTTCAAAAAAGGGGAGAAAGTCCATTGTGGAAAAAAAGCTGGGTGGGTTTTTCATGCACCAAATCGCCAATGACGCTTCCCCAGCATATGGAGAAGGATTCAGGACTGCTAATGCGGCTGTTAGTAAGTATGGTTTACGCCGGACCCTTGACCACATTCACATGACAGGAAACTTGCCCCTGTAA
- the LOC120005321 gene encoding protein DA1-related 2-like isoform X1, with the protein MAPPPGVNHISNPCIYGDFASSYTERKSRFMKWLYKLFKGGSSHGSGARHPQLIGEENIARRAPALPLDDRARARKEKEELDHAIALSLSEDWKRSNGYRRRTGYDEDLARGLPDSLNSSSYPPYAPTPYYPMGSRVCAGCHRDIGHGNYLGCLGTFFHPDCFRCHSCGYPITEHEFSFAEKNPYHKSCFKELTHPKCEVCFQFIPTNEAGLIEYRCHPFWSQKYCPSHEHDGTARCCSCERLESWNARFYSLEDGRSLCLECMESAIMDNGDCQPLYHAIRDYYEGMNMKLDQQIPMLLVERQALNEAIVGEKNGYHHMPETRGLCLSEEQTVTSIQKRPKVGGHRLTGLRTQPQKLTRKCEVSAILVLYGLPRLLTGAILAHELMHGWLRLRGYRNLNPEVEEGICQVLSYMWLESEVPPESSNMPSTSAASSSSSSSKKGRKSIVEKKLGGFFMHQIANDASPAYGEGFRTANAAVSKYGLRRTLDHIHMTGNLPL; encoded by the exons ATGGCTCCTCCCCCAGGTGTCAACCATATCTCTAACCCTTGTATTTACG GGGATTTTGCTTCTTCGTATACAGAGAGGAAATCTCGCTTTATGAAATGGCTTTATAAGCTATTCAAGGGTGGGTCTAGTCATGGAAGTGGTGCCCGTCATCCACAGCTTATCGGGGAGGAAAACATTGCCCGGCGTGCACCAGCTCTACCTCTG GATGACCGTGCCAGAGCTCGGAAGGAAAAGGAGGAACTAGATCATgccattgcactttctttatctGAAGATTGGAAGAGATCAAATG GATATAGACGGCGAACAGGTTATGATGAAGATCTAGCTAGGGGACTTCCAGATAGTCTGAATTCATCTTCATATCCTCCTTATGCACCCACACCATATTATCCCATGGGATCCAG AGTTTGCGCTGGCTGTCACCGTGACATTGGACATGGAAATTATTTGGGATGCTTGGGAACTTTTTTTCATCCCGACTGTTTCCGCTGTCATTCTTGTGGTTATCCCATTACTGAGCATGAG TTTTCTTTCGCAGAGAAGAATCCATATCACAAGTCTTGTTTCAAGGAATTGACCCATCCGAAATGTGAAGTGTGCTTCCAATTT ATCCCAACAAATGAAGCTGGTTTGATAGAGTATAGGTGCCATCCATTCTGGTCCCAAAAGTATTGTCCATCACATGAGCATGATGGCACAGCTCGCTGCTGTAGTTGTGAGCGTCTGGAG TCTTGGAATGCAAGATTCTATTCTTTGGAAGATGGGAGGAGTTTATGCTTAGAGTGCATGGAATCAGCCATTATGGATAATGGTGATTGCCAACCCCTTTACCATGCCATCAGGGACTATTATGAAGGAATGAATATGAAACTGGATCAGCAAATACCCATGCTTCTGGTTGAAAGACAAGCACTTAATGAAGCTATTGTCGGGGAGAAGAAT GGCTATCATCACATGCCTGAGACACGGGGATTATGTCTTTCGGAAGAGCAAACTGTCACCAGT ATACAAAAGAGGCCAAAAGTTGGGGGCCATCGACTGACTGGATTGAGAACTCAACCTCAAAAGCTCACTCGAAAATGTGAAGTTTCAGCCATTCTTGTTCTATATGGCCTTCCAAG ACTACTCACAGGTGCTATCCTTGCCCACGAGTTGATGCATGGCTGGTTACGTCTTagag GTTACCGCAATCTGAATCCAGAGGTAGAGGAAGGTATCTGCCAAGTGCTTTCCTACATGTGGCTGGAATCAGAAGTACCGCCGGAATCCAGCAACATGCCATCTACATCAGCAGCTTCGTCGTCCTCATCATCTTCAAAAAAGGGGAGAAAGTCCATTGTGGAAAAAAAGCTGGGTGGGTTTTTCATGCACCAAATCGCCAATGACGCTTCCCCAGCATATGGAGAAGGATTCAGGACTGCTAATGCGGCTGTTAGTAAGTATGGTTTACGCCGGACCCTTGACCACATTCACATGACAGGAAACTTGCCCCTGTAA